A window of Komagataella phaffii GS115 chromosome 1, complete sequence contains these coding sequences:
- a CDS encoding Uridine diphosphate-N-acetylglucosamine (UDP-GlcNAc) transporter — translation MIDISPFLMVFTGCCGNVFSLETLVTKTTYSVGTMVTFCQFLYVALVSYLFVMLPGEGGKKTDDVLLAGPKKDWYSSWLPESKVPMKRYYVNIFLFFVTNVLNNYVFVFNIGIPVHVVFRSSSVTVTMLIGYCFLGKTYNAKQIWGSVVLSIGVIITMIDNQIAQNEAKGVEYTGNFIDWSAIDLHYMFGIFVMTLANVLTCVMALYTETTYKKYGKSTWMVNLFYQHAFALPLFLFVSLNLKREFEHFTSNHGSLLINCLTQFLCVAGVNKTASLYNAVTLSIILMIRKLVSLLISCYFFDNSFNAMGYFGISMVVVGTALYTMGGRSISPPLAANSEKLDLESKGNNQD, via the coding sequence ATGATCGATATATCCCCGTTTTTGATGGTGTTCACCGGATGTTGCGGCAACGTCTTCTCCTTGGAGACCTTGGTGACTAAGACGACCTACAGTGTTGGTACAATGGTAACATTTTGCCAGTTCTTGTACGTAGCTCTAGTCTCGTATCTTTTCGTGATGCTCCCAGGAGAAGGAGGCAAAAAGACAGATGATGTGCTGTTGGCAGGCCCCAAAAAGGATTGGTACAGCTCTTGGCTGCCAGAATCTAAGGTGCCTATGAAACGCTACTACGTGAAcatttttttgtttttcgTGACAAATGTCTTGAACAACTACGTTTTCGTGTTCAACATTGGCATACCCGTCCACGTCGTGTTCAGAAGTAGTAGTGTCACCGTGACCATGTTGATTGGATATTGCTTTTTGGGCAAAACCTACAACGCAAAGCAGATTTGGGGTTCTGTGGTGCTATCAATTGGTGTCATTATAACAATGATTGACAACCAAATTGCCCAAAATGAAGCAAAAGGTGTTGAATACACGGGAAATTTCATTGATTGGTCTGCTATAGACCTACATTACATGTTTGGTATATTTGTGATGACCCTGGCCAACGTTTTAACCTGTGTTATGGCCCTTTATACGGAGACTACTTATAAGAAGTACGGAAAGTCAACATGGATGGTGAATCTCTTCTACCAACATGCATTTGCATTGCCattatttctttttgtttccttgaatctgaaaagaGAGTTTGAACACTTCACGTCCAACCATGGATCTTTGCTCATCAACTGCCTGACGCAATTCCTCTGTGTTGCAGGTGTTAATAAAACGGCATCTCTTTACAATGCTGTAACCCTATCCATCATTCTAATGATCCGAAAGTTGGTGTCTTTGCTGATTAGTTGTTACTTCTTTGACAACTCCTTCAACGCAATGGGATATTTTGGAATTTCAATGGTGGTGGTCGGTACCGCTCTGTACACTATGGGAGGCCGAAGCATTTCACCTCCACTTGCAGCAAATTCCGAGAAGCTTGATCTTGAGAGTAAGGGAAACAATCAGGATTGA
- a CDS encoding Type II membrane protein required for vesicular transport, translating to MSSRYSSNLHQRDNRSSLFETRSASPYDDAPSKKDYKASLLSQLESQNEDELSSMSEKVLMLKNLGSRMGDEIKNSQLNIDDLHSTMTNTQTRLKNTFKRMMVMAKKTGISWKLWLLFFFLVWLWFFFVWLR from the exons ATGTCAAG TCGCTATTCGTCAAACTTACATCAAAGAGATAATCGATCGTCTCTGTTCGAAACACGATCTGCATCGCCATATGATGATGCTCCATCCAAGAAGGATTACAAGGCTAGTTTGCTCTCCCAGTTAGAATCGCAAAATGAGGACGAGCTAAGTTCAATGTCAGAAAAAGTCTTGATGCTCAAGAACCTGGGTTCCAGAATGGGTGACGAAATCAAGAACTCCCAGCTCAACATTGACGACCTACATAGCACAATGACAAACACACAAACGCGGCTGAAAAATACCTTCAAAAGGATGATGGTAATGGCTAAGAAAACAGGTATTTCATGGAAGTTATGGCTgctgttcttcttcctcgtctggctttggttcttttttgtGTGGCTTAGATGA